AGGCCCATGAGAAGCCCCTTGAAGGGCTCGACATCGGTTTCGATCTGGTGCCGGTAGCTGGAGCCGGACAGCATGACGCCGGCCAGGAAGGCGCCCATTGCCATCGACAGGCCGACGAATTCCATCAGGAGCGCCGAGCCGAGCACCACGAGCAGGGCCCCGGCGGTCAGCACCTCGGTCGTGCGGGAGCGCGCCAGCAGCGCGAAGAACGGGTCCAGCAACCAGCGCCCGGCCGCCACGACGAAGGCTACCGCCGCGACCGGCGCAACGAAGGACATGAGCGTCAGACCTTCGCCTTCGGCGATACTGCTTGCGCCGAGGAAGGCGACGATGGCCAGAAGCGGCACGATCATCAGGTCTTCCAACAGCAGGATGGACACCGATTGCTGGCCGGTCGGCGATGCCAGTTCGCCGCGCTCCTGCAGGACCGACATGATGACGGCCGTGGACGAGAGCACGAAGCCGGCGCCGGCGACGAAGGCGACGGGCAGCGAAAAGCCCAGCAGCATGGCGGCGCCCGTCAGGAGTGCGATGCACAGCACGACCTGCGCCAGTCCGAGGCCGAAAATCTGCGTTCTCATGGCCCACAATTTGTGGGGGCGCATCTCCAGCCCGATCAGGAACAGGAACATCACCACGCCGAGTTCGGAAATATGAAGGATGGTTGCGGGGTCGGTGAAAATTCCGAGAATCGATGGCCCGACCAGCAGGCCGCCGGCGAAGTAACCCAGCACCGAACCCAGACCCAGCCGCCTGAACAGCGGCACGGCTATCACCGCCGATGCCAGAAGAACGACAGCCGGCCCGACCGTCCCCGACAAACCTGCTTCCGCCATGCCTGACCCCACTCGCACATGAACCCCTGGCGGCGACTATGGCACGGCTGGCCGCGACAGCACGACCGTTAGTTGCTGCCATGCCGCAGGAATCTGGCACGTCGATTGCATGATCGAATAGGCAACACAAAAGGTCCATCCGATGTCCACCACCGCCGCACCGCACGAGGGCAACACGCTCTTCCCCCTGGTCCTGTCCATCGTGGCAGCAGCCGCGACGGGCGTGCTCTGGGCCTATGCCAACCCGATCCAGCTCGTGCCGGGCGTCATCCAGTGGCGCATCTTCGCTTTCCTGCCACCGCTCGTCGGCATCCTTCTGGGTTGGAAAAGCGGTTTCATCTGCGGCTATCTCGGTACCATCGTCTGGTCTCTTCTGGCCGGAACCTTCATTCCCGCCCATTCGCTGATCGTCGACGGGATCATGGTGGGCCTTACGGGGCTGGTTCCCGGAATGCTGTTCGACCCGGCCCGCACCCGGTTCGACGTGCCGGCCCTGGTCAAACTTGCGGCAACCTGCCTGATTGTCGGGCTGGCCATGGTGGTTGCGGTGTCCGCCAGCCTCGCCTGGCTCGGCATATTC
This genomic window from Aureimonas sp. OT7 contains:
- a CDS encoding aminotriazole resistance protein, with amino-acid sequence MSTTAAPHEGNTLFPLVLSIVAAAATGVLWAYANPIQLVPGVIQWRIFAFLPPLVGILLGWKSGFICGYLGTIVWSLLAGTFIPAHSLIVDGIMVGLTGLVPGMLFDPARTRFDVPALVKLAATCLIVGLAMVVAVSASLAWLGIFPFWWAVMYLGLSDIVPMLIGTPLLVRPAIKLLKSAHPGSFARF